From Caulobacter segnis, a single genomic window includes:
- a CDS encoding NAD(P)/FAD-dependent oxidoreductase: protein MRVDVAIVGGGIAGVALAARLTPHLKVALVEREPALGSMTTARSAAMFLPSYGGPDVGPLTRASRAFLTAALDPIGVIFQPRQALHVGRLPHLAPFGLTQAADVPLEALSPRQAVNLFPILREDVIDGAWLEAEAGDIDVAALLDLFRRMALEAGAHLMVDTGEPGIERRGDGWRLAGAHGTLEARILVNAAGPWADALAEAAGVAALGLTPLRRTVVLAPPVAREGFSAWPIVKDVRERFYFRPYHGALLITPADAQPSRPCDAAPEKVDIARAILRFETMCDHRVARVERSWAGLRTFARDRAPVIGWAPDAPSFFWLAGLGGFGVQTSPAVSQLAASLILGEETPAELTAHGVDPRRYAPARLAS from the coding sequence GTGCGGGTCGATGTCGCCATCGTGGGCGGCGGGATCGCCGGTGTCGCCCTGGCCGCCCGTCTGACGCCTCATCTGAAGGTGGCCCTAGTCGAGCGCGAACCCGCCCTGGGCAGCATGACCACCGCGCGGTCGGCGGCGATGTTCCTGCCCTCGTACGGCGGGCCCGACGTCGGCCCTCTGACTCGCGCCAGCCGCGCGTTCCTGACGGCGGCGCTCGACCCGATCGGCGTGATCTTCCAGCCGCGCCAGGCGCTGCATGTCGGCCGCCTGCCGCACCTGGCGCCGTTCGGCCTGACCCAGGCCGCGGATGTCCCCCTGGAGGCGCTGTCACCGCGCCAGGCCGTGAACCTGTTCCCGATCCTGCGGGAGGACGTGATCGACGGCGCCTGGCTGGAAGCCGAGGCCGGTGACATCGACGTCGCGGCCCTGCTGGACCTGTTTCGCCGCATGGCGCTCGAGGCCGGCGCTCATCTCATGGTCGACACGGGCGAGCCCGGGATCGAGCGGCGCGGCGATGGCTGGCGGCTGGCAGGCGCGCACGGGACGCTGGAGGCGAGGATCCTGGTCAACGCGGCCGGCCCGTGGGCCGACGCCCTGGCCGAGGCGGCCGGTGTCGCCGCCCTCGGCCTGACGCCGCTGCGCCGCACCGTCGTCCTGGCTCCGCCGGTCGCACGCGAAGGGTTCTCGGCCTGGCCGATCGTCAAGGACGTGCGCGAACGGTTCTATTTCCGGCCCTACCACGGCGCCCTGCTGATCACCCCGGCCGACGCCCAGCCTTCGCGACCTTGCGACGCCGCGCCCGAGAAGGTCGACATCGCGCGAGCGATCCTGCGGTTCGAGACCATGTGCGATCACCGAGTGGCGCGGGTCGAGCGCAGTTGGGCGGGCCTGCGGACCTTCGCCCGCGATCGGGCGCCGGTGATCGGCTGGGCGCCTGACGCCCCGAGCTTCTTCTGGCTGGCGGGGCTGGGCGGCTTCGGCGTCCAGACCTCGCCCGCGGTCAGCCAACTGGCGGCGAGCCTGATCCTCGGCGAGGAAACGCCGGCAGAGCTGACCGCCCACGGTGTCGACCCTCGTCGCTACGCGCCAGCGCGACTGGCGTCTTGA
- a CDS encoding 6-pyruvoyl trahydropterin synthase family protein gives MAYRSIKTYGPERGLTCAYRQWAASSHCALLHGYSLGFTFTFAAEQLDARGWVVDFGAGGFGKIRTWLHEMFDHTLLVAQDDPALIEFQRLADLGLAQVRLTPSVSCEGLAAFVFDHAQLIIEAATQGRCWVESVTCHEHGANSAAFENPRAVVRKIGAEVMTEIIGRL, from the coding sequence ATGGCCTACCGCTCGATCAAGACCTACGGGCCCGAACGCGGCCTGACCTGCGCCTATCGGCAGTGGGCCGCGTCCAGCCATTGCGCGCTGCTACACGGCTATTCGCTGGGCTTCACCTTCACCTTCGCCGCCGAGCAGCTGGACGCACGGGGCTGGGTGGTCGATTTCGGCGCCGGCGGCTTCGGCAAGATCCGGACCTGGCTGCACGAGATGTTCGACCACACCCTGCTGGTGGCGCAGGACGATCCGGCGCTGATCGAGTTTCAGCGTCTGGCCGACCTCGGTCTGGCCCAGGTGCGGCTGACGCCCAGCGTCAGCTGCGAGGGCTTGGCCGCCTTCGTGTTCGATCACGCCCAGCTGATCATCGAGGCCGCCACCCAGGGACGTTGCTGGGTGGAGTCGGTGACCTGCCACGAGCACGGCGCCAACAGCGCCGCGTTCGAGAATCCGAGAGCGGTTGTGCGCAAGATCGGCGCCGAGGTGATGACCGAGATCATCGGCAGGCTTTGA
- the ubiV gene encoding ubiquinone anaerobic biosynthesis protein UbiV, which produces MSDLELTVGPLMFLWSPERIADYYAQVAAAPEVSRVYLGEVVCGKRSPLTVESLLLAEEVLTRAGKSVVWASQALPATPREARAVRELAEASALLEVNDVAALACLPKGAAFVAGPMLNLYNESAVAALVARGCQRICANVELSLDAVAAIAKACPQVEIELFAYGRLPLALSGRCYHARAHKTHKDGCLFVCETDPDGMTVRTVDGEPFLAVNGIQTMSHGVHLADAEVGRLAAAGVKALRISPHTGDVRAVLAAFGAFVRGELDGAGLRAAVAATRPPGPLINGYLHGEAGMLSMEVL; this is translated from the coding sequence ATGAGCGACCTGGAGCTGACCGTCGGTCCGCTGATGTTCCTGTGGTCGCCGGAACGTATCGCCGACTACTACGCCCAGGTCGCCGCCGCCCCGGAGGTGTCGCGCGTCTATCTGGGCGAAGTGGTCTGTGGCAAGCGCTCGCCGTTGACCGTGGAATCGCTGCTGCTGGCCGAGGAGGTTCTGACCCGCGCGGGCAAGTCGGTGGTCTGGGCCAGCCAGGCGCTACCCGCAACGCCGCGCGAGGCGCGGGCGGTGCGCGAGCTGGCCGAGGCCAGCGCGCTGCTCGAGGTCAACGACGTCGCGGCCCTGGCCTGTCTGCCGAAGGGCGCGGCCTTCGTCGCCGGGCCGATGCTGAACCTCTACAACGAAAGCGCGGTGGCGGCCCTGGTGGCGCGGGGCTGTCAGCGGATCTGCGCCAATGTCGAGCTGTCGCTGGACGCCGTCGCCGCGATCGCCAAGGCTTGCCCGCAGGTCGAGATCGAGCTCTTCGCCTATGGCCGGCTGCCCTTGGCGCTGTCGGGGCGCTGCTACCACGCGCGGGCCCACAAGACGCATAAGGATGGCTGCCTCTTCGTCTGCGAGACCGATCCCGACGGCATGACCGTGCGCACTGTCGACGGCGAACCCTTCCTGGCGGTCAACGGCATCCAGACGATGTCGCACGGCGTCCACCTGGCCGACGCCGAGGTCGGTCGCTTGGCGGCGGCGGGCGTGAAGGCGCTGCGGATCTCCCCGCACACGGGCGACGTCCGGGCCGTGCTGGCGGCGTTCGGCGCCTTCGTGCGCGGAGAGCTGGACGGCGCCGGACTGCGAGCGGCGGTGGCGGCGACGCGGCCGCCGGGACCGCTGATCAACGGCTATCTGCACGGCGAGGCCGGTATGCTGTCGATGGAGGTCCTGTAA
- the ftrB gene encoding transcriptional activator FtrB, whose amino-acid sequence MTLKPADLLRIQQLPLLRSASAETFTRLTRSAFLQRFPRDAQLTAEGEVNDFLYVLMEGAVELEGTWNDRDSTLALLRPLSTFVLASVILDVPALMTARTIARSQVLMIPGETFRQAVREDAALSFAVAEELSGCYSGVVRVLKNYKLRGALERLANYLLVQQRRQGGGPTLRLPCQKRVLASLLGMTPENLSRAFATLGSHGVQVDGANVTINRPAALARLAKPDALIDDHAEGDEQVTGRADRERRSYGQAELDRF is encoded by the coding sequence ATGACTCTCAAACCCGCCGATCTCCTGCGTATCCAGCAGTTGCCGTTGCTGCGGAGCGCTTCCGCCGAGACCTTCACGAGGCTCACGCGCAGCGCGTTCCTGCAGCGCTTTCCGCGCGACGCCCAACTGACGGCCGAGGGCGAGGTCAACGACTTCCTCTACGTGCTGATGGAAGGCGCGGTCGAGCTGGAAGGCACGTGGAATGATCGAGATTCGACGCTGGCCCTGTTGCGGCCGTTGTCGACCTTCGTCCTGGCCTCGGTGATTTTGGACGTGCCCGCCCTGATGACCGCGCGCACGATCGCGCGCAGCCAGGTGCTGATGATCCCCGGCGAGACCTTCCGACAGGCGGTGCGCGAGGACGCGGCGCTGTCCTTCGCCGTCGCGGAGGAGCTGTCGGGTTGCTACAGCGGCGTCGTCAGGGTTCTCAAGAACTACAAGCTGCGCGGGGCGCTGGAGCGCCTGGCCAACTATCTCTTGGTGCAGCAGCGCCGGCAGGGCGGCGGACCGACCCTGCGCCTGCCTTGCCAGAAGCGGGTCCTGGCCTCGCTGCTGGGCATGACGCCGGAGAACCTGTCGCGCGCCTTCGCCACCCTGGGCAGCCATGGCGTCCAGGTCGACGGGGCCAATGTGACGATCAATCGTCCCGCCGCGCTGGCCCGCCTGGCCAAGCCCGACGCCTTGATCGACGATCACGCCGAGGGCGACGAACAGGTCACGGGGCGGGCGGATCGCGAACGCCGGAGCTATGGTCAGGCGGAGTTGGACCGCTTCTGA
- a CDS encoding Crp/Fnr family transcriptional regulator — protein sequence MFRSLDAQALSAILAAGTVRGLPAGRVIFAQGDDGLTCHSLLEGRVKIVQARPDGNQSVIRFIGPGEMYGTVAALMGKPFPADAVAVVDSVEVYWTVATMRQLMARYPEVAMGSAASAGARLFEMQDRVGEMAGEKVEQRIARTLMRLVQQAGRKTPDGIEIDFPITRQELAEMAGSTLHTVSRTLAAWDDRGITGSARRRIIVRKLDALVDLAEPA from the coding sequence ATGTTCCGCAGCCTCGACGCCCAAGCGCTCTCGGCCATTCTGGCCGCCGGAACCGTGCGCGGCCTGCCCGCGGGGCGGGTGATCTTCGCCCAGGGCGACGACGGTCTGACCTGTCATTCCCTGCTGGAAGGCCGGGTGAAAATCGTCCAGGCCCGTCCCGACGGCAACCAGTCGGTGATCCGTTTCATCGGCCCCGGCGAGATGTACGGCACGGTCGCCGCGCTGATGGGCAAGCCCTTCCCCGCCGACGCCGTCGCGGTGGTCGACAGTGTCGAGGTCTACTGGACCGTGGCGACCATGCGCCAACTGATGGCGCGCTATCCCGAGGTGGCGATGGGTTCGGCGGCCTCGGCCGGCGCCCGCCTGTTCGAGATGCAGGATCGGGTCGGCGAAATGGCCGGCGAGAAGGTCGAGCAGCGGATCGCGCGCACCCTGATGCGCCTGGTCCAGCAAGCCGGCCGCAAGACCCCGGACGGCATCGAGATCGACTTCCCGATCACCCGCCAGGAACTGGCGGAGATGGCGGGCTCGACCCTGCACACGGTCAGCCGCACCCTGGCGGCCTGGGACGACCGCGGGATCACCGGCAGCGCGCGCCGCCGGATCATCGTTCGCAAGCTGGATGCTCTGGTCGATCTGGCCGAACCCGCCTGA
- a CDS encoding adenosylcobalamin-dependent ribonucleoside-diphosphate reductase, which translates to MAFDIPLAAEIWAAKYQFTPGDGGGDAGVEDSWRRVSEAIALAEPEETRERWRERFLEALTDFQFLPAGRIFAGAGTARAVTLFNCFVMGALPDDLPGIFEHLREAAITLQQGGGVGMDFSTIRPSGAPVRGVGADASGPLSFMDVWDSMCRTILSAGQRRGAMMGCLRIDHPDIEAFIDAKRDPVRLRNFNLSVLVTDAFFEALAADAEWPLVFGGEVFRTVRAADLWNRLMTATYAYAEPGVIFVDRVNARNNLAACETISASNPCGEQMLPPYGACLLGSINLARLVATPFAPDATLDEERLAELTRIAIRFLDNVIDVSRFPLEAQANEARAKRRLGLGVTGLADALIFCGQRYGSEKAAETTKRWLGIIKREAYRASALLAAEKGPYPAYDPDVLDRPNLLDLDEATRALIAEHGLRNGCLTSIAPTGTTSLVAGNVSSGIEPVFAYAYNRKVRQPDGSTRQEAVEDYALTVWKRLHGDAEPPEDVFVSAQTLSPGEHLIMQAAAQSMIDSSISKTVNCPADIPFDAFCDVYLEGWRTGCKGLTTYRPNAVTGSVLSVDAPPSPADEPAPDLPLAARDEALAGVTYKIKWPHSAHAVYVTVNDAEIDGQRRPFEIFVNSKNMEHYAWTLALTRMISAVFRRGGDVGFVADELKAVFDPQGGAWLSGRYVPSLPAAIGGVVERHLRHEFVAATPRVAEAVEPDNHPHHADVPRPAVCPRCASTGLIRKEGCDTCTDCGYSKCG; encoded by the coding sequence ATGGCCTTCGACATTCCCCTCGCAGCGGAGATATGGGCCGCGAAATACCAGTTCACCCCAGGCGACGGCGGCGGCGACGCCGGTGTCGAGGACAGCTGGCGACGGGTCTCGGAGGCCATTGCCCTGGCCGAACCGGAAGAAACCCGCGAGCGCTGGCGCGAACGCTTCCTGGAGGCGTTGACCGACTTCCAGTTCCTGCCCGCCGGCCGAATCTTCGCCGGCGCCGGCACCGCCCGAGCCGTGACGCTGTTCAACTGCTTCGTCATGGGCGCGTTGCCCGACGACCTGCCGGGCATCTTCGAACACCTGCGCGAGGCGGCCATCACCCTGCAGCAGGGCGGCGGCGTGGGCATGGACTTCTCGACCATCCGTCCGTCCGGCGCGCCCGTGCGCGGCGTCGGCGCCGACGCCTCGGGCCCGCTCAGCTTCATGGACGTCTGGGACTCGATGTGCCGCACCATCCTGTCGGCCGGCCAGCGGCGCGGGGCGATGATGGGGTGCCTGCGCATCGACCACCCCGACATCGAGGCCTTCATCGACGCCAAGCGCGATCCGGTCCGCCTGCGGAACTTCAACCTGTCGGTGCTGGTCACCGACGCCTTCTTCGAAGCCCTGGCCGCCGACGCCGAATGGCCGCTGGTGTTCGGCGGCGAGGTGTTCCGGACCGTCCGCGCGGCCGATCTGTGGAACCGGCTGATGACGGCGACCTACGCCTATGCCGAACCGGGCGTGATCTTCGTCGACCGGGTCAACGCCCGCAACAACTTGGCCGCCTGCGAGACCATCAGCGCCTCCAACCCCTGTGGCGAGCAGATGCTGCCGCCCTATGGCGCGTGCCTGCTGGGCTCGATCAACCTGGCTCGCCTGGTGGCCACGCCCTTCGCGCCGGACGCGACCCTGGACGAGGAGCGGCTGGCCGAACTGACCCGTATCGCCATCCGCTTCCTCGACAACGTCATCGACGTCTCGCGCTTCCCGCTGGAGGCCCAGGCGAACGAGGCGCGCGCCAAGCGGCGGCTGGGCCTGGGCGTCACCGGCCTAGCCGACGCCCTGATCTTCTGCGGCCAACGCTATGGCTCCGAAAAGGCGGCCGAGACCACCAAGCGCTGGCTGGGAATCATCAAGCGCGAGGCCTATCGCGCCTCGGCGCTGCTGGCCGCCGAGAAGGGCCCCTACCCGGCCTATGACCCGGACGTGCTGGACCGCCCGAACCTGCTGGACCTCGACGAGGCGACCCGCGCCCTGATCGCCGAACACGGCCTGCGCAATGGCTGCCTGACCTCGATCGCCCCGACCGGCACCACGTCGCTGGTCGCCGGCAACGTCTCGTCGGGCATCGAGCCGGTCTTCGCCTACGCCTATAACCGCAAGGTCCGTCAGCCCGACGGCTCGACGCGCCAGGAGGCGGTCGAGGACTACGCCCTGACCGTCTGGAAGCGCCTGCACGGCGACGCCGAACCGCCCGAGGACGTCTTCGTCTCGGCACAGACCCTGTCGCCGGGCGAGCACCTGATCATGCAGGCCGCCGCCCAGTCGATGATCGACAGCTCGATCTCCAAGACCGTCAATTGCCCGGCCGACATTCCCTTCGACGCCTTCTGCGACGTCTATCTCGAAGGCTGGCGCACGGGCTGCAAGGGGCTGACGACCTATCGCCCCAACGCGGTGACGGGTTCGGTCCTATCGGTCGACGCGCCGCCGTCGCCCGCCGATGAGCCTGCCCCCGACCTGCCGCTGGCCGCGCGCGACGAGGCCCTGGCGGGCGTCACCTACAAGATCAAGTGGCCCCACAGCGCCCACGCGGTCTACGTGACCGTCAACGACGCCGAGATCGACGGCCAGCGCCGACCGTTCGAGATCTTCGTCAACTCCAAGAACATGGAGCATTACGCCTGGACCCTGGCCCTGACCCGGATGATCTCGGCGGTATTCCGGCGCGGCGGCGACGTCGGCTTCGTGGCCGATGAGCTGAAGGCGGTGTTCGATCCGCAGGGCGGCGCCTGGCTGTCCGGACGCTACGTGCCATCCCTGCCGGCGGCGATCGGCGGCGTGGTCGAGCGGCACTTGCGTCACGAGTTCGTCGCCGCGACACCTCGGGTCGCCGAGGCGGTCGAACCGGACAATCATCCTCATCACGCCGACGTCCCTCGCCCGGCCGTCTGCCCGCGCTGCGCCAGCACCGGCCTGATCCGCAAGGAAGGCTGCGACACCTGCACCGACTGCGGCTATTCCAAGTGCGGCTAA
- the nirK gene encoding copper-containing nitrite reductase: protein MKALALFATAATLALTGVAGAVAATPDAPAPAVADIVRPATDLPGPIARRAPATVKVDLVTQEIVGKLADGASYKFWTFNGKVPGPMVRVRVGDTVEVTLKNAADSEHMHNVDFHAVTGPGGGAVATMADPGETKTFTFKALQPGLYIYHCATPMVAQHIANGMYGAILVEPEEGLPKVDHEFYVVQGEIYTDEAIGSKGLLNESIEKLLNEQPEYYVFNGGFKALTGEKALHAKVGETVRIFFGVGGPNKTSSFHVIGEIFDHVYPYGSVTSPTIKDVQTVTVAPGGATIVDFKLEVPGNYIMVDHALSRLERGGAGILTVEGPANPDVFTAPPNPHKGGGH, encoded by the coding sequence ATGAAAGCCCTCGCTCTCTTCGCCACCGCCGCGACCCTCGCCCTGACCGGGGTTGCTGGCGCCGTCGCCGCGACGCCCGACGCTCCGGCCCCCGCCGTCGCCGACATCGTCCGGCCCGCCACCGACCTGCCGGGCCCGATCGCCCGCCGCGCGCCCGCGACCGTCAAGGTCGACCTCGTCACCCAGGAAATCGTCGGCAAGCTGGCCGACGGGGCGAGCTACAAGTTCTGGACCTTCAACGGCAAGGTGCCCGGCCCGATGGTCCGCGTCCGGGTCGGTGACACGGTCGAGGTCACGCTAAAGAACGCCGCCGACAGCGAACACATGCACAATGTCGATTTCCACGCCGTGACCGGTCCCGGCGGCGGCGCGGTCGCCACCATGGCCGACCCCGGCGAGACGAAGACCTTCACCTTCAAGGCCCTGCAACCCGGCCTCTACATCTACCACTGCGCCACCCCGATGGTCGCCCAGCACATCGCCAACGGCATGTACGGCGCCATCCTGGTCGAGCCCGAGGAAGGCCTGCCCAAGGTCGATCACGAGTTCTATGTGGTGCAGGGCGAGATCTACACCGACGAGGCCATCGGCTCGAAGGGCCTGCTGAACGAGAGCATCGAGAAGCTGCTCAACGAACAGCCCGAGTACTACGTCTTCAACGGCGGCTTCAAAGCGCTGACGGGCGAGAAGGCCCTGCACGCCAAGGTCGGCGAGACCGTGCGGATCTTCTTCGGGGTCGGCGGTCCCAACAAGACCTCGAGCTTCCACGTGATCGGCGAGATCTTCGACCACGTCTATCCCTACGGTTCGGTCACCAGCCCGACCATCAAGGACGTGCAGACCGTCACGGTCGCGCCTGGCGGCGCCACCATCGTCGACTTCAAGCTCGAGGTCCCGGGCAACTACATCATGGTCGACCACGCGCTGAGCCGCCTGGAACGCGGCGGCGCCGGCATCCTGACTGTCGAAGGCCCGGCCAACCCCGACGTGTTCACCGCGCCGCCGAACCCGCACAAGGGTGGCGGTCACTAA
- a CDS encoding pseudoazurin, whose translation MFKSVLLAGVVVGALAVAGAAGAAELQVKMLNSGSQGMMVFEPATAKLKAGDTVRFIPTDPGHNVETIKDMWPAGVAEVKGVMGKEVVVKFAKTGVYGFKCMPHWTMGMTFVAKVGDGKPNAADAEAAIAKAPPLAKKRLTADFATLK comes from the coding sequence ATGTTTAAATCCGTTCTACTGGCCGGTGTCGTCGTGGGCGCGCTGGCCGTCGCCGGCGCGGCTGGCGCGGCGGAACTGCAGGTCAAGATGCTGAATTCTGGCTCGCAGGGCATGATGGTCTTCGAGCCGGCGACGGCGAAGCTGAAGGCCGGTGACACGGTCCGTTTCATCCCGACCGATCCGGGCCACAACGTCGAGACCATCAAGGATATGTGGCCGGCCGGCGTCGCCGAGGTGAAGGGCGTGATGGGCAAGGAAGTCGTGGTCAAGTTCGCCAAGACCGGCGTCTACGGCTTCAAGTGCATGCCCCACTGGACCATGGGCATGACCTTTGTGGCCAAGGTCGGCGACGGCAAGCCGAACGCCGCCGACGCCGAGGCGGCCATCGCCAAGGCGCCGCCGCTCGCCAAGAAGCGCCTGACGGCCGACTTCGCCACCCTGAAGTAG
- a CDS encoding Rrf2 family transcriptional regulator: protein MRLTERALLGLRIVALLDATEHPLTVGAIAERTRSPRDHVSKVVHTLACEGLIATIRGRRGGVRARDGLPVKPSSVVVVLEACLPRLDCAPCPLEPDCALPALLGPATEAFLATLDAGGLNPFREAPPTMLKACR, encoded by the coding sequence TTGCGCCTGACCGAACGCGCGCTTCTGGGATTGCGGATCGTCGCGCTGCTGGATGCGACGGAACATCCCCTGACGGTCGGCGCGATCGCCGAGAGAACGCGGTCGCCGCGTGATCACGTCAGCAAGGTCGTCCACACCCTGGCTTGCGAAGGGCTGATCGCCACGATCCGCGGTCGTCGCGGCGGCGTCCGCGCCCGCGATGGCCTTCCGGTCAAACCCTCCAGCGTGGTCGTGGTCCTGGAGGCCTGCCTGCCGCGCCTCGACTGCGCGCCCTGCCCGCTGGAGCCCGATTGCGCTTTGCCTGCCCTGCTGGGCCCGGCGACGGAAGCCTTTCTGGCGACGCTGGACGCCGGCGGCCTGAACCCCTTCCGCGAGGCCCCGCCGACGATGCTCAAAGCCTGCCGATGA
- a CDS encoding helix-turn-helix domain-containing protein, with protein sequence MNLAFATLPCPVAPPTLLGPTLVPIGVTIRRAPGEEIFAEGEPVDTVYQVMSGTVRTYRLLGDGRRHVCDFHAPGDLLGLEAVDEYCCSAEGMTDVILHAIPLKALRRLTTEDPLLGQRLLSIATGGMQRSQNHASMLARLGAVERVAAFLVDFARRFDADDELDLPMTRQDIADYLGLTIHTVSRTLSQLQDQGLIDARTSRRVRLRRQDQLLGLCA encoded by the coding sequence ATGAACCTCGCTTTCGCCACTCTGCCTTGTCCTGTTGCGCCGCCCACGTTGCTGGGGCCGACGCTGGTTCCCATCGGCGTGACCATCCGCCGGGCGCCGGGCGAAGAGATCTTCGCCGAGGGCGAGCCGGTCGACACCGTCTATCAAGTGATGTCGGGCACCGTGCGGACCTACCGCCTGCTGGGCGACGGCCGCCGCCACGTCTGCGACTTCCACGCCCCCGGCGACCTGCTGGGCCTGGAGGCGGTCGACGAATACTGCTGCTCGGCCGAGGGCATGACCGACGTCATCCTGCACGCCATTCCGCTGAAGGCCCTGCGCCGCCTGACGACCGAAGATCCGCTCCTGGGGCAACGGTTGCTGTCGATCGCCACGGGCGGGATGCAGCGCAGCCAGAACCATGCCTCGATGCTGGCCCGCCTGGGCGCGGTCGAGCGTGTCGCGGCCTTCCTGGTCGACTTCGCTCGCCGCTTCGACGCCGACGACGAGCTGGACCTGCCGATGACTCGCCAGGACATCGCCGACTATCTGGGCCTGACCATCCACACCGTTTCCCGGACCCTGTCCCAGCTTCAGGACCAAGGCCTGATCGACGCCCGCACCTCGCGTCGCGTGCGCCTGCGCCGGCAGGACCAGCTTCTAGGACTTTGCGCATGA
- the hemN gene encoding oxygen-independent coproporphyrinogen III oxidase: protein MTSSALTPAQRVHAERNLPRYTSYPTALAFDAQQASEAHAWIAGTNPADKLSVYVHVPFCRRLCWYCGCHTSIAHTYERVGTFFETLTREVDLVAARLGEHDGLAHLHFGGGSPNALSPEDFAALVTQLKAAFRPRPGAEIAAELDPGMLSEAFVDAAGDVGVNRVSLGVQTFDPTVQALVNRIQPYDHVARATERLRKVGVAGLNFDLMYGLPGQNPENVYESARLAVQLRPDRVAVFGYAHVPWMKKHQTMIREADLADLDGRWAQAEAADAALVEAGYVRIGLDHYALPEDAISRALAEGRLRRNFQGYTDDPAPVLVPIGPSSIGQFREGFVGNHVPTDQWSAAVARGELPLNRALAVDDEDRVRAAVIERLMCDMRVDVAAICRDHGFAENHLAESLAATDALQLAGLCERNGAVVSIPEPARRLMRVVAAAFDARLPQAATRHAKAV from the coding sequence ATGACTTCCTCGGCCCTGACCCCCGCCCAACGTGTCCATGCCGAACGTAATCTGCCGCGCTACACCAGCTATCCGACGGCCCTGGCCTTCGACGCCCAGCAGGCGTCGGAGGCCCACGCCTGGATCGCCGGCACGAACCCCGCGGACAAGCTGTCGGTCTATGTGCACGTGCCGTTCTGCCGGCGGCTGTGCTGGTATTGCGGTTGCCACACCTCGATCGCCCATACCTACGAGCGGGTCGGGACCTTCTTCGAGACCCTGACGCGCGAGGTCGACCTGGTCGCCGCGCGGCTGGGCGAGCACGACGGCCTGGCGCACCTGCACTTCGGCGGCGGCAGCCCCAATGCGCTGAGCCCCGAGGACTTCGCCGCCCTGGTCACTCAGCTGAAGGCGGCCTTCCGCCCGCGTCCGGGCGCGGAGATCGCCGCCGAGCTGGATCCCGGCATGCTGTCGGAGGCCTTCGTCGACGCGGCCGGCGACGTCGGCGTCAACCGGGTCAGCCTGGGCGTCCAGACCTTCGACCCGACGGTCCAGGCCCTGGTCAATCGTATCCAGCCCTACGACCATGTGGCCCGCGCGACCGAGCGCCTGCGCAAGGTCGGCGTGGCCGGGCTGAACTTCGACCTGATGTACGGTCTGCCGGGCCAGAACCCCGAGAACGTCTACGAATCCGCGCGCCTGGCGGTGCAACTGCGTCCCGACCGGGTGGCTGTGTTCGGCTACGCCCATGTGCCGTGGATGAAGAAGCACCAGACGATGATCCGCGAGGCCGACCTGGCCGATCTGGACGGGCGCTGGGCTCAGGCCGAGGCGGCCGACGCGGCTCTCGTCGAGGCGGGCTATGTTCGTATCGGCCTCGACCACTACGCCCTGCCGGAGGACGCCATCAGCCGCGCGCTGGCCGAGGGACGCCTGCGCCGGAACTTCCAGGGCTATACCGACGATCCGGCCCCGGTGCTGGTCCCGATCGGACCCTCGTCGATCGGCCAGTTCCGCGAGGGCTTCGTGGGCAACCACGTCCCGACCGACCAGTGGTCGGCCGCCGTCGCCCGTGGCGAGCTGCCGCTGAACCGCGCCCTGGCCGTCGACGACGAGGACCGCGTCCGCGCCGCCGTGATCGAACGCCTGATGTGCGACATGCGCGTCGATGTCGCGGCGATCTGCCGCGACCACGGCTTCGCCGAGAACCATTTGGCGGAAAGCCTCGCGGCGACAGACGCCTTGCAACTGGCCGGCCTGTGCGAGCGGAACGGCGCGGTGGTGTCGATCCCCGAGCCCGCGCGCCGCCTGATGCGCGTGGTCGCGGCCGCCTTCGACGCGCGCCTGCCGCAGGCCGCGACGCGCCACGCCAAGGCCGTCTGA